The following are from one region of the Stanieria sp. NIES-3757 genome:
- a CDS encoding nitrate ABC transporter, ATPase subunits C and D produces the protein MQASNKQVLQFQPRSIQNTPFLKIEGVSKVYPTPTGPYTVLENVNLTVNEGEFICVIGHSGCGKSTLLNMVSGFAHPTTGSVTVGGKTITEPGPDRMVVFQNYALLPWLTVFDNVYLAVDSVHPNKPEQEKRAIVREHLALVGLTEAAEKKPTQISGGMKQRVSIARALAIRPEVLILDEPFGALDAITKEELQEELLKIWNDHRCTVLMITHDIDEALFLADKLVMMTNGPAAGIGEIMNIDFPRPRNRDQIMEQPEYYDLRNYALDFLYNRFAHDDAA, from the coding sequence ATGCAAGCTTCTAATAAACAAGTATTACAATTTCAACCCCGTTCGATTCAAAATACTCCCTTTCTCAAAATCGAAGGAGTTTCAAAAGTATATCCTACTCCTACAGGACCTTATACAGTTTTAGAAAACGTCAATTTAACTGTTAACGAAGGAGAATTTATCTGCGTTATTGGTCACTCTGGTTGCGGTAAATCTACCCTTTTGAATATGGTTTCTGGTTTTGCTCATCCTACTACAGGTTCAGTAACAGTAGGTGGAAAAACCATTACCGAACCAGGTCCCGATCGCATGGTAGTATTTCAAAACTATGCCCTTCTACCTTGGCTAACAGTATTTGATAATGTTTACTTAGCAGTTGATTCAGTTCATCCCAACAAACCCGAACAGGAAAAACGCGCTATTGTCAGAGAACATCTAGCTTTAGTAGGTTTAACCGAAGCAGCAGAGAAAAAACCGACTCAAATCTCTGGTGGTATGAAACAAAGAGTTTCTATTGCCAGGGCGTTAGCGATTCGTCCAGAAGTCCTAATTTTAGACGAACCTTTTGGAGCTTTAGATGCTATCACTAAAGAGGAACTACAAGAAGAATTGCTGAAAATTTGGAACGATCATCGCTGTACTGTTTTAATGATCACTCACGATATCGATGAGGCATTATTTTTAGCAGATAAGTTAGTTATGATGACTAATGGTCCTGCTGCTGGCATTGGAGAAATTATGAATATCGATTTTCCTCGTCCACGCAACCGAGATCAAATTATGGAACAGCCAGAATATTATGATTTGCGTAACTATGCCCTAGACTTTCTCTACAATCGTTTTGCTCATGATGATGCAGCTTAA